The Cellulomonas sp. P24 genome contains a region encoding:
- a CDS encoding rhodanese-like domain-containing protein, translating into MTTSPSPAPATSFLDRIKSLFGGGGDDGRVKPTVTAARAIELVRDGATMVDVRETNEWKTGHAPGAIHIALGNIDQAPKRLHKGRTVVVVCASGMRSRTATKHLRSLGFDATSVSGGMAAWQRAGGAVRR; encoded by the coding sequence TTGACCACCTCACCCAGCCCGGCCCCTGCCACGTCCTTCCTCGACCGCATCAAGAGCCTCTTCGGCGGCGGCGGCGACGACGGACGCGTCAAGCCGACTGTGACTGCGGCACGCGCGATCGAGCTCGTCCGCGACGGCGCCACCATGGTCGACGTCCGCGAGACCAACGAGTGGAAGACCGGGCACGCCCCGGGTGCGATCCACATCGCTCTCGGCAACATCGACCAGGCCCCGAAGCGTCTGCACAAGGGCCGCACCGTCGTCGTCGTGTGCGCGAGCGGGATGCGTTCCCGCACCGCGACCAAGCACCTGCGCAGCCTCGGCTTCGACGCGACCAGCGTCTCCGGCGGCATGGCTGCCTGGCAGCGGGCCGGCGGAGCGGTGCGTCGATGA
- a CDS encoding FAD-dependent oxidoreductase gives MSEPNAPAPRRIVIVGGVAGGMSAAARARRLDEHAQIVVLEQGDYVSFANCGLPYHLAGEIVKRESLLLHTAASLASTLNLDVRTGHRVSAVDRAAQQVTVQTEQDSYTLPYDALLLAPGAVGVRPPIEGLDHPAVHSLRTIPDVDAVRDSVHAMLATRTTDDPPHAVVVGAGFIGLEAVEALTSRGVTVHLVELADHVLPPIDAELAPLLSAELTAHGVHLHLGVSAQSIVPIESAHEWDGKSSSGAVVVTLSDGTSLPADLVVVNVGVRPASALARDAGLDLGPTGAIKVDGDQRTSDPHIWAVGDAVEITHAITGATGPVPLAGPANRQGRRAADSMCGHRTTPQASVLSTAIVRVFGLTAATTGANQVTLRRAGIPHEVVHIHPGDHAGYYPGAEQIHLVASFALDGTLLGVQGVGRAGVDKRIDVLATAIRAGMTADDLAELELAYAPPYGSAKDPVNMLGFVAQNALNGTMPQWQPWELDEAATNTLILDVRSRGEYAHGHLDGVLNIPHTELRERLAEVREAAAGRDISVHCASGVRSYLATRILLGEGFTARNLSGGWLTLQAVHQGL, from the coding sequence ATGAGCGAGCCGAACGCCCCTGCCCCCCGGCGCATCGTCATCGTCGGCGGCGTCGCTGGCGGCATGAGCGCCGCCGCACGCGCCCGGAGACTGGACGAGCACGCACAGATCGTCGTCCTCGAGCAGGGCGACTACGTGTCGTTCGCGAACTGCGGGCTGCCCTACCACCTCGCCGGCGAGATCGTGAAGCGCGAGTCGCTGCTCCTGCACACCGCCGCCTCGCTCGCGTCGACGCTCAACCTCGACGTCCGCACCGGCCACCGGGTCAGCGCCGTCGACCGCGCCGCGCAGCAGGTCACCGTCCAGACCGAGCAGGACTCGTACACCCTCCCGTACGACGCGCTCCTCCTCGCGCCCGGCGCCGTGGGCGTCCGCCCGCCGATCGAGGGACTCGACCACCCCGCGGTCCACTCGCTGCGCACCATCCCCGACGTTGACGCCGTCCGCGACAGCGTCCACGCGATGCTGGCGACCCGGACGACCGACGACCCGCCCCACGCGGTCGTCGTCGGCGCCGGGTTCATCGGTCTCGAGGCCGTCGAGGCGCTGACCTCGCGCGGGGTCACCGTGCACCTCGTCGAGCTCGCGGACCACGTCCTGCCGCCGATCGACGCCGAGCTCGCACCCCTGCTGTCCGCCGAGCTCACGGCGCACGGCGTCCACCTGCACCTCGGGGTCTCCGCCCAGTCGATCGTGCCGATCGAGTCGGCGCACGAGTGGGACGGCAAGAGCTCGAGCGGCGCGGTGGTGGTCACGTTGTCCGACGGCACCTCGCTGCCTGCCGACCTCGTGGTCGTCAACGTCGGCGTGCGACCGGCGAGCGCCCTGGCGCGCGACGCGGGCCTCGACCTCGGGCCGACCGGCGCGATCAAGGTCGACGGCGACCAGCGCACGTCCGACCCGCACATCTGGGCGGTCGGCGACGCGGTCGAGATCACGCACGCGATCACCGGGGCCACCGGTCCGGTTCCGCTCGCGGGACCCGCGAACCGTCAGGGACGCCGAGCGGCGGACTCGATGTGCGGTCACCGGACGACACCGCAGGCGAGCGTGCTGAGCACGGCGATCGTCCGCGTGTTCGGCCTGACCGCCGCCACGACCGGCGCCAACCAGGTGACCCTGCGGCGCGCCGGCATCCCGCACGAGGTCGTCCACATCCACCCGGGCGACCACGCCGGCTACTACCCGGGCGCCGAGCAGATCCACCTGGTCGCGAGCTTCGCCCTCGACGGGACGCTGCTCGGGGTGCAGGGCGTCGGCCGGGCCGGCGTCGACAAGCGCATCGACGTCCTCGCGACGGCGATCCGGGCCGGGATGACGGCCGACGACCTCGCCGAGCTCGAGCTCGCCTACGCGCCGCCGTACGGCTCTGCCAAGGACCCGGTCAACATGCTCGGGTTCGTCGCCCAGAACGCCCTCAACGGCACGATGCCCCAGTGGCAGCCGTGGGAGCTCGACGAGGCCGCCACGAACACGCTGATCCTCGACGTCCGGTCGCGTGGCGAGTACGCGCACGGTCACCTGGACGGCGTGCTCAACATCCCGCACACCGAGCTGCGGGAGCGTCTGGCCGAGGTGCGGGAAGCCGCAGCCGGTCGCGACATCAGCGTGCACTGCGCGAGCGGTGTGCGGTCCTATCTCGCCACCAGGATCCTGCTGGGTGAGGGCTTCACGGCCCGGAACCTGTCGGGCGGGTGGCTCACGCTCCAGGCCGTCCACCAGGGCCTGTGA
- a CDS encoding flavodoxin domain-containing protein produces the protein MRALVIVESTFGNTRAVAEAVAEGLASRADVQVQDVDASPAELSADVDLLVVGGPTHAFGLSRIGTRTNAVARSEPHATTGAGLREWLERLHPARAGVAAVAFDTRINSPKVPGSAARAARRRLARLGFDVTRPPESFFVSGREGPLAPGELDRARSWGRALATPEELTHRTA, from the coding sequence ATGCGCGCGCTGGTGATCGTCGAGTCGACGTTCGGGAACACGCGGGCCGTGGCGGAGGCGGTCGCCGAAGGCCTCGCCTCCAGGGCCGACGTCCAGGTCCAGGACGTCGACGCGAGCCCGGCGGAGCTGTCGGCGGACGTGGACCTCCTCGTGGTCGGTGGGCCCACGCACGCGTTCGGGTTGAGCCGCATCGGCACCCGGACGAACGCCGTCGCCAGGAGCGAGCCGCATGCGACCACGGGTGCGGGTCTGCGGGAGTGGCTGGAGCGGCTCCACCCGGCCCGCGCGGGCGTGGCGGCGGTCGCGTTCGACACCCGCATCAACAGCCCGAAGGTGCCGGGTTCTGCCGCCCGCGCCGCACGACGACGGCTCGCACGTCTCGGGTTCGACGTCACGAGACCGCCGGAGAGCTTCTTCGTCTCCGGTCGGGAGGGTCCGCTGGCCCCGGGCGAGCTCGACCGGGCCCGCTCGTGGGGCCGTGCGCTAGCCACTCCGGAGGAGCTGACGCACCGGACGGCATGA
- a CDS encoding NAD(P)/FAD-dependent oxidoreductase, producing MSADVDADVLVVGGGPVGLAAAIEARLAGLSVVVVEPRVGVIDKACGEGLMPGALTALSRLGVDPDRTPLTGISYRDHRRHVDHAFRGVPGRGVRRTVLHAMLLDRCAELGVDRVVSRVTGVDQGMTGVEAAGVRARWLLACDGLHSPVRRLVGLEAPVSGWPRRPLAPRFGLRRHFAVAPWSSMVEVHWGPDAEAYVTPIGKNEVGVAMLGPRGVDFATALASFPLLSRRLDGREPTTAVRGAGPLRQRTTARTSGRVRLVGDASGYVDALTGEGLRVGLAQARAAIACLDDGAAYERAWLAATRSYRVLTTGLVEWATSPARRAIVPAAQAAPWLFATVVEALAR from the coding sequence ATGAGCGCGGACGTCGACGCGGACGTGCTCGTGGTCGGCGGCGGCCCGGTCGGGCTCGCCGCCGCGATCGAGGCACGCCTCGCCGGCCTGTCCGTCGTGGTCGTCGAGCCGAGGGTGGGCGTGATCGACAAGGCGTGCGGTGAGGGCCTGATGCCCGGCGCGCTCACGGCGCTGTCCCGGCTCGGCGTGGATCCGGACAGGACTCCGCTCACCGGCATCAGCTACCGGGACCACCGCAGGCACGTGGATCATGCCTTTCGTGGCGTGCCCGGTCGGGGTGTGCGTCGCACCGTCCTGCACGCGATGCTCCTGGACCGCTGCGCCGAGCTCGGCGTCGACAGAGTCGTCTCCCGCGTGACCGGCGTCGACCAGGGGATGACGGGCGTCGAGGCCGCCGGTGTCCGTGCCCGGTGGCTCCTCGCCTGCGACGGGCTGCACTCGCCGGTGCGTCGTCTGGTCGGGCTCGAGGCCCCCGTGTCCGGGTGGCCCCGTCGGCCTCTCGCGCCGCGCTTCGGGCTGCGTCGGCACTTCGCGGTCGCCCCGTGGAGCAGCATGGTCGAGGTCCACTGGGGACCCGACGCCGAGGCATACGTCACCCCGATCGGGAAGAACGAGGTCGGCGTCGCGATGCTCGGTCCTCGCGGCGTCGACTTCGCTACCGCACTCGCGTCGTTCCCGCTGCTCTCGCGCCGGCTCGACGGTCGCGAACCGACCACCGCGGTCCGCGGTGCCGGCCCCCTGCGACAACGGACGACCGCCCGCACCTCTGGCCGGGTCCGCCTCGTCGGCGATGCCTCCGGCTACGTCGACGCCCTGACGGGCGAGGGCCTGCGGGTCGGACTTGCGCAAGCACGTGCGGCGATCGCCTGCCTCGACGACGGCGCCGCGTACGAGCGTGCGTGGCTCGCCGCGACCCGTAGCTACCGCGTCCTCACGACCGGGCTGGTCGAGTGGGCGACGTCACCCGCGCGCCGTGCGATCGTCCCGGCCGCGCAGGCAGCGCCCTGGTTGTTCGCGACGGTCGTCGAGGCACTGGCTCGCTGA
- a CDS encoding SDR family NAD(P)-dependent oxidoreductase: MTATQAHPDARTPAGEPDGPTTAGIDPADLATFLRVVDALCELPHDHPHHAVARRATSGLFKAVKKQRRTEKRESVSSADRAVVAATATGSPGRIDDETQGIPLVSSARGASAGTLLRARPCYICKQPYTEVDAFYHQLCPSCAAFNHAKREARTDLTGRRALLTGGRAKIGMYIALRLLRDGAHLTITTRFPRDATRRFAALADSPEWLDRLSIVGIDLRDPAQVVALADAVAAEGPLDILINNAAQTVRRSPGSYARLVDAELSPLPDGPLPQITSLGHTSDAHPRALAGSVTTLTSPSLAIAGAADVTAQALTAEAASLSRLVAGTSIDAGGLVPDTHHTNSWVATVDEVDPMELLEVQLCNQTAPFILVSRLRGALKASTARRTYVVNVSAMEGVFSRGYKGPGHPHTNMAKAAVNMLTRTSAAELAEDGILMTSVDTGWITDERPHPTKVRLAEEGFHAPLDLVDGAARVYDPIVRGEAGEDLVGCFLKDYQPAAW, encoded by the coding sequence ATGACAGCCACCCAGGCGCACCCCGACGCACGCACCCCCGCCGGGGAGCCCGACGGCCCCACGACCGCGGGGATCGATCCCGCCGACCTGGCGACCTTCCTGCGTGTCGTCGACGCCCTGTGCGAGCTCCCGCACGACCACCCGCACCACGCGGTCGCGCGCCGCGCGACGTCGGGCCTGTTCAAGGCGGTCAAGAAGCAGCGCCGCACCGAGAAGCGCGAGTCGGTGAGCTCCGCGGACCGTGCCGTCGTCGCCGCGACCGCGACCGGCAGCCCGGGGCGGATCGACGACGAGACCCAGGGGATCCCGCTGGTCTCCTCGGCCCGCGGCGCGAGCGCCGGGACGCTCCTGCGGGCGCGGCCGTGCTACATCTGCAAGCAGCCGTACACCGAGGTCGACGCCTTCTACCACCAGCTCTGCCCGTCGTGCGCCGCGTTCAACCACGCGAAGCGGGAGGCGCGCACCGACCTCACCGGTCGTCGCGCGCTGCTCACCGGCGGCCGCGCCAAGATCGGCATGTACATCGCGTTGCGCCTCCTGCGCGACGGCGCGCACCTGACGATCACGACCCGCTTCCCGCGGGACGCCACACGACGCTTCGCCGCCCTGGCCGACAGCCCCGAGTGGCTCGACCGTCTCTCGATCGTCGGGATCGACCTCCGCGACCCGGCCCAGGTCGTCGCCCTCGCGGACGCCGTCGCGGCGGAGGGCCCTCTCGACATCCTGATCAACAACGCCGCGCAGACGGTCCGACGGTCACCGGGCTCCTACGCACGGCTCGTCGACGCCGAGCTCTCGCCGCTCCCCGACGGCCCGCTGCCGCAGATCACGAGTCTCGGGCACACGAGCGACGCGCACCCCCGCGCTCTCGCCGGCTCCGTGACGACCCTGACGTCCCCGTCGCTCGCGATCGCCGGCGCGGCCGACGTCACGGCCCAGGCGCTGACCGCCGAGGCCGCCTCGCTGAGCCGGCTCGTCGCCGGCACGTCGATCGACGCCGGCGGCCTCGTCCCCGACACGCACCACACCAACAGCTGGGTCGCGACGGTGGACGAGGTCGACCCGATGGAGCTGCTCGAGGTCCAGCTCTGCAACCAGACCGCGCCGTTCATCCTCGTCAGCCGCCTGCGCGGGGCACTGAAGGCCTCCACGGCCCGGCGCACCTACGTCGTCAACGTCTCCGCGATGGAGGGGGTGTTCTCGCGCGGCTACAAGGGCCCCGGTCACCCGCACACCAACATGGCCAAGGCCGCGGTCAACATGCTGACGCGGACGAGCGCCGCCGAGCTCGCGGAGGACGGCATCCTCATGACGAGCGTCGACACCGGGTGGATCACGGACGAGCGACCGCACCCGACGAAGGTCCGGCTGGCCGAGGAGGGCTTCCACGCCCCGCTCGACCTCGTCGACGGAGCCGCCCGGGTCTACGACCCGATCGTGCGCGGCGAGGCGGGCGAGGACCTCGTCGGCTGCTTCCTCAAGGACTACCAGCCCGCGGCCTGGTGA
- a CDS encoding metal-sensitive transcriptional regulator, whose product MELDPAEMGKVINRLKRAQGQLGAVLRMLEEGRNCEDIVTQLSAVSRALDRAGFAIIATGMRQCLIESDGQETLDVQKLEKLFLSLA is encoded by the coding sequence ATGGAGCTCGACCCGGCCGAGATGGGCAAGGTCATCAACCGACTCAAGCGCGCGCAGGGCCAGCTCGGTGCTGTGCTGCGCATGCTCGAAGAGGGCAGGAACTGCGAGGACATCGTCACGCAGCTCTCCGCGGTGAGTCGCGCGCTCGACCGCGCCGGGTTCGCGATCATCGCGACCGGGATGCGGCAGTGCCTCATCGAGTCCGACGGCCAGGAGACCCTGGACGTCCAGAAGCTCGAGAAGCTGTTCCTCTCGCTGGCGTGA
- a CDS encoding YgjV family protein — protein MSLLDLVGWVGSAILVWSLLQTRILRLRLINLIGSLILVAFNVGVGVWPMVGLNTVLVGINLFYLRRLLQSRHSTASYAVVEVAPDDAYLDYLLLRHSDDIRTFVADFSPTAARSGEAYLILREEETVGYVLLHDAGEGVAQIDLDYVTPRYRDFTPGEFVFRTSHLLADKGYRRVVSAPCPVGTYYAGIGFERVGETYQLAFPRRPERAGWRRERRRGIVHSRDRYTPEGICRP, from the coding sequence ATGAGTCTGCTCGACCTCGTCGGCTGGGTGGGGTCGGCGATCCTGGTCTGGTCCCTGCTCCAGACGCGGATCCTGCGCCTGCGGCTCATCAACCTCATCGGCTCGCTGATCCTCGTCGCGTTCAACGTCGGCGTCGGTGTGTGGCCGATGGTCGGCCTCAACACGGTGCTCGTCGGGATCAACCTGTTCTACCTGCGGAGGCTGCTGCAGTCCCGGCACTCGACGGCCTCGTACGCGGTCGTCGAGGTCGCTCCGGACGACGCCTACCTCGACTACCTCCTGCTGCGCCACTCGGACGACATCCGCACGTTCGTCGCGGACTTCTCACCGACGGCGGCACGTTCCGGTGAGGCGTACCTGATCCTGCGTGAGGAAGAGACGGTCGGGTACGTGCTGCTGCACGACGCCGGCGAGGGGGTCGCGCAGATCGATCTCGACTACGTGACTCCGCGCTACCGCGACTTCACGCCGGGCGAGTTCGTGTTCCGCACGAGCCACCTCCTCGCCGACAAGGGCTACCGGCGGGTGGTGAGCGCACCGTGCCCGGTAGGCACGTACTACGCGGGGATCGGGTTCGAGCGCGTCGGCGAGACGTACCAGCTCGCGTTCCCCCGTCGTCCTGAGCGCGCCGGTTGGCGCCGAGAGCGCCGACGGGGAATAGTGCACTCACGAGATCGTTATACCCCCGAGGGTATTTGTCGACCGTGA
- a CDS encoding isoprenylcysteine carboxyl methyltransferase family protein, translating to MSATVYLLLIGAVALERIVELVVSARHAAWSFAQGGTEHGRGHFPAMVALHSALLLACAGEVVGADRPFIPALGWPALAVALASQVLRWWCISTLGPRWNTRVIVVPGLPLVTGGPYRVLRHPNYVAVVAEGLALPLVHTAWVTALAFTALNAVLLLRYRIPAEEQALALAGGRSSQGVART from the coding sequence GTGTCGGCGACGGTCTACCTGCTGCTGATCGGCGCGGTCGCCCTCGAGCGGATCGTCGAGCTCGTGGTCTCGGCGCGCCATGCCGCGTGGTCGTTCGCCCAGGGTGGCACCGAGCACGGCCGCGGCCACTTCCCCGCGATGGTCGCTCTCCACAGCGCTCTCCTGCTCGCGTGCGCCGGGGAGGTGGTGGGAGCAGACCGTCCGTTCATCCCGGCGCTCGGCTGGCCCGCCCTCGCGGTGGCACTCGCGAGCCAGGTGTTGCGCTGGTGGTGCATCTCGACGCTCGGGCCGCGGTGGAACACCCGCGTGATCGTCGTCCCCGGTCTGCCGCTCGTGACCGGCGGCCCCTACCGTGTGCTGCGGCACCCGAACTACGTCGCCGTCGTCGCCGAGGGACTCGCCCTTCCACTCGTCCACACCGCCTGGGTGACGGCGCTCGCCTTCACGGCGCTCAACGCCGTGCTGCTGCTTCGCTACCGGATCCCCGCCGAGGAGCAGGCGCTCGCGCTCGCCGGCGGGCGGTCGTCGCAGGGTGTCGCACGCACATGA
- the ligD gene encoding non-homologous end-joining DNA ligase, whose translation MPHARSTRTTAGATTIDAGGRQVHVSHPERVMYPETGTTKADVIAYYTGVAPALLAQLRDRPVTRVRFPHGVGGERFFEKNVPRGAPGWLRHRLLHAAPGGPDEGTLVDLPFLDDVAGLVWAANLGVLELHTPQWTVGPRGGVRRPDRLVIDLDPGPPAGLAACASVARTVAERLRADGLDPRPVTSGSKGLQLYARLDGRRRAMQVWAYARDLARELAAADPDHVVAVMRKELRQDRVFLDWSQNHPAKTTITPYSLRGRALPTVAAPRTWAELDDPDLRQLSAQEVLARLDDVGDLLGAG comes from the coding sequence GTGCCGCATGCCCGGTCGACCCGGACGACGGCCGGCGCGACGACCATCGACGCCGGCGGTCGCCAGGTGCACGTGAGCCACCCGGAGCGCGTGATGTACCCGGAGACGGGCACGACGAAGGCCGACGTGATCGCGTACTACACGGGCGTCGCGCCCGCCCTGCTCGCTCAGCTCCGTGACCGCCCGGTCACCCGCGTCCGGTTCCCGCACGGCGTGGGCGGCGAGCGGTTCTTCGAGAAGAACGTCCCGCGCGGCGCACCGGGCTGGCTCCGGCACCGGCTCCTCCACGCAGCACCGGGAGGACCGGACGAGGGCACGCTCGTCGACCTGCCGTTCCTCGACGACGTCGCGGGTCTCGTGTGGGCGGCGAACCTCGGCGTGCTCGAGCTCCACACCCCGCAGTGGACGGTCGGCCCTCGCGGAGGGGTCCGACGCCCCGACCGCCTGGTCATCGACCTCGACCCTGGGCCGCCTGCCGGGCTCGCGGCGTGCGCGTCCGTGGCACGGACGGTCGCGGAGCGGTTGCGTGCCGACGGACTCGACCCGCGTCCGGTGACCTCGGGCAGCAAGGGGCTCCAGCTCTACGCGCGGCTCGACGGACGACGCCGGGCGATGCAGGTCTGGGCCTACGCCCGCGACCTCGCGCGCGAGCTCGCCGCCGCCGACCCGGACCATGTGGTCGCGGTGATGCGCAAGGAGCTGCGGCAGGACCGCGTCTTCCTGGACTGGTCGCAGAACCACCCGGCCAAGACCACCATCACGCCCTACTCCCTGCGTGGCAGGGCGCTCCCGACGGTCGCCGCACCACGGACCTGGGCCGAGCTCGACGATCCCGACCTGCGCCAGCTCTCCGCTCAGGAGGTGCTGGCCCGCCTGGACGACGTCGGGGACCTGCTCGGCGCGGGGTGA
- a CDS encoding GGDEF domain-containing protein, giving the protein MTDRLAPAARPARAIALRGLVPEWLRTDDLAVEAGQLLILATGAMIVATAPLLGPSGVSWHALADVCGLLLLVVGASLWVSWAPLPHWASLTFPVAALAALTIIGLTTSGVADAYVGVIPLLFVYVGVFHGARSAAAVVPLAWAAYAAMVGSVSAAQLAVYGAVWLAIAALLAYMVAQQRAATGRLEAAALTDPLTALGNRRGLDARLATVAPGDCVVICDLDHFKTVNDTRGHAAGDAVLEMFGATLTEHLRRRDYAARYGGEEFAIILTRTDPAQALAALSSLRTEWIAAGTGVTFSAGLAMIDGERTTTTVLSAADSALYRAKAAGRDRFRVDTADAPPLLPTAPLSAAPQQAVPIATVADVPAELRRRAARGGRTVALARAGAPSHA; this is encoded by the coding sequence GTGACCGACCGACTCGCACCCGCCGCCCGGCCCGCACGCGCCATCGCGCTCCGTGGGCTCGTGCCGGAGTGGCTGCGGACCGACGATCTCGCCGTCGAGGCCGGACAGCTTCTGATCCTCGCCACCGGCGCCATGATCGTCGCGACGGCTCCGTTGCTCGGTCCGTCCGGTGTCAGCTGGCACGCACTCGCGGACGTGTGCGGCCTCCTGCTGCTCGTCGTCGGCGCGAGCCTGTGGGTCTCCTGGGCTCCGTTGCCGCACTGGGCCTCGTTGACGTTCCCCGTCGCCGCGCTGGCGGCGCTCACGATCATCGGGCTGACGACCTCGGGCGTCGCGGACGCGTACGTCGGGGTGATCCCGCTGCTCTTCGTGTACGTCGGGGTGTTCCACGGCGCACGGTCGGCTGCCGCGGTCGTCCCGCTGGCCTGGGCTGCCTACGCCGCGATGGTCGGCTCGGTCAGCGCGGCGCAGCTGGCCGTCTACGGCGCGGTGTGGCTGGCGATCGCCGCTCTTCTGGCCTACATGGTCGCCCAGCAGCGCGCAGCAACCGGCCGCCTCGAGGCTGCCGCCCTGACAGACCCACTGACCGCCCTGGGCAACCGCCGCGGCCTCGACGCGCGGCTGGCCACGGTCGCACCCGGCGACTGCGTCGTGATCTGCGACCTCGACCACTTCAAGACCGTCAACGACACGCGAGGGCACGCCGCCGGGGACGCGGTGCTCGAGATGTTCGGCGCGACACTGACCGAGCACCTGCGCCGCCGCGACTACGCGGCGCGGTACGGCGGCGAGGAGTTCGCGATCATCCTGACGAGGACCGATCCGGCCCAGGCCCTCGCCGCGCTCTCGTCCCTCCGCACCGAGTGGATCGCCGCGGGAACCGGTGTGACGTTCTCGGCCGGGCTCGCGATGATCGACGGCGAACGCACCACGACGACGGTGCTCTCCGCTGCGGACTCCGCCCTGTATCGAGCGAAGGCCGCGGGTCGCGACCGCTTCCGGGTCGACACCGCGGATGCGCCACCACTGCTTCCGACCGCACCGCTGTCAGCAGCCCCGCAGCAGGCCGTCCCGATCGCCACCGTCGCCGACGTCCCGGCGGAGCTGCGCCGACGCGCGGCCCGTGGCGGACGGACCGTCGCCCTCGCCCGGGCCGGGGCGCCGTCACACGCCTGA
- a CDS encoding class I SAM-dependent methyltransferase, with the protein MTVRGGTTGSAGWDARYASTDLVWSPEPNVWAVEVLEGRAPGSALDLGTGEGRHALWLARLGWEVTAVDFSGEALRKARAVQAESAPQTAGRITWLQADVVQYVPPRRSSSAVVMMYLHLDPVSRRTVVRNAAKALAVGGVLLVVGHDTTNPAEGFGGPSDPDVLFSATDVVVDLAGLPGLTIRRAERVRRPVRDGQVALDALVEVIRSA; encoded by the coding sequence GTGACCGTGCGGGGCGGGACGACCGGCTCGGCCGGCTGGGACGCGAGGTACGCCTCCACGGACCTCGTCTGGTCGCCGGAACCGAACGTGTGGGCGGTCGAGGTCCTCGAGGGGCGCGCACCCGGCTCTGCTCTCGACCTCGGCACGGGCGAAGGCCGCCATGCGTTGTGGCTCGCCCGGCTCGGCTGGGAGGTGACGGCGGTCGACTTCTCGGGGGAGGCGCTCCGCAAGGCGCGGGCCGTGCAGGCCGAGTCCGCCCCGCAGACCGCTGGGCGGATCACGTGGCTCCAGGCGGACGTGGTGCAGTACGTGCCGCCGCGTCGCAGCAGCTCGGCCGTGGTGATGATGTACCTGCACCTGGATCCCGTCTCGCGTCGCACCGTCGTCCGGAACGCGGCGAAGGCCCTTGCGGTCGGTGGCGTGCTCCTGGTCGTCGGCCACGACACGACGAATCCGGCCGAGGGGTTCGGCGGCCCGTCGGACCCGGACGTCCTGTTCAGCGCGACGGACGTCGTTGTCGACCTCGCCGGGTTGCCGGGCCTGACGATCCGGCGCGCCGAGCGCGTCCGGCGTCCGGTCAGGGACGGGCAGGTCGCCCTCGATGCTCTCGTCGAGGTCATCCGCAGCGCATGA
- the trxA gene encoding thioredoxin produces MSTVNLTESVFEKTVLENEIVLVDFWAAWCGPCRMFAPVFEKASETHTDIVFAKVDTEAERSLAAQAGISSIPTLMAFRDGILVFSQPGALPGESLEQLITGIRGLDMDDVRAKVAARSAVS; encoded by the coding sequence ATGTCCACCGTCAACCTGACCGAGAGCGTCTTCGAGAAGACGGTCCTCGAGAACGAGATCGTTCTCGTCGACTTCTGGGCCGCGTGGTGCGGGCCGTGCCGGATGTTCGCACCGGTCTTCGAGAAGGCGTCCGAGACGCACACGGACATCGTGTTCGCGAAGGTCGACACCGAGGCCGAGCGCTCGCTCGCCGCCCAGGCGGGCATCTCGTCGATCCCCACGCTGATGGCGTTCCGCGACGGGATCCTCGTGTTCTCGCAGCCGGGCGCGCTCCCGGGCGAGTCCCTCGAGCAGCTCATCACCGGGATCCGCGGTCTCGACATGGACGACGTCCGTGCGAAGGTCGCGGCCCGCAGCGCCGTGTCCTGA